A genomic segment from Gossypium hirsutum isolate 1008001.06 chromosome D04, Gossypium_hirsutum_v2.1, whole genome shotgun sequence encodes:
- the LOC107949013 gene encoding uncharacterized protein isoform X2, with translation MVTLSSEERDERLKHHLLVSEELHPALISPESEYKVIQKLVGGILAIVLRPREAQCPLVRTIAREIVTCLVLQPLLKLASPGYINEVIEHVLLAIKDDTNKMVVGSDQPSVGVHGDDSTSYKKSSSNSQGADLTLARIEDRKETYSDCNRYEEESVQPRPADWARILEAATQRRTEVLAPENLENMWTKGRNYKKKNKHEKAGFQESITKDSVTKSAVLTGNSGSEISTSKFGTSTGREEKNVMQLMPGLSNDTQLCDDNTTGTKLGSEFNKSSSFEGDHLVGKHTDASKQAADGNKNRLRRSSSTSDLKVKPDIKKALTGDIGRPISKFYSHDVGRHSEEYSGKIASNMVLHNEEPHTPKLRCRVIGAYFEKLKSKPFAVYSIAVTDAENRTWFVKRRYSNFERLHRHLKEIPNYTLHLPPKTIFSSSTEDALVHQRCIQLDKYLQDLLSKANVAEQHEVWDFLNVSSKNYSFGKSSSVMRTLAVNVDDAVDDIVRQFRGVSDGLMRKVVGSSSLPIEASSSADRTLSWNADEMAKDISRQSNLETVNSASDNDERYKDGSHGQDDRSGPQGHGSHSEDELNSKSLPPKVIEQGGEPDNFVPEKQDLGVKPELLGQGGFPEVKFSSSSSPWEDPVGMPPEWTPPNVSVPLLNLVDKVFQLKRRGWLRRQVFWISKQILQLVMEDAIDDWLLRQIYWLRREDTVALGIRWVQDVLWPGGTFFTKLVNIQSKFGDTQQPNQQLSGTSSQFTGSNVSKPGSFEQQLEATRRASDIKKMLFDGAPTTLVSLIGHKQYRRCARELYYFTQSTICVKQLAFAILELLLISIFPEMRELVKDLHGKKQVKVA, from the exons ATGGTAACATTGTCATCTGAGGAGAGGGATGAAAGACTGAAACACCATCTTCTGGTTTCTGAAGAGCTTCATCCTGCATTGATTTCACCAGAGAGTGAGTACAAG GTTATTCAGAAGCTTGTTGGTGGAATTTTAGCAATAGTATTGAGACCACGAGAAGCTCAATGTCCTCTGGTTCGAACTATTGCCCGTGAGATTGTAACTTGCTTGGTATTGCAACCTCTTTTGAAATTGGCAAGCCCTGG GTATATCAATGAAGTGATTGAACATGTTCTACTTGCCATTAAAGATGATACAAATAAGATGGTGGTTGGTTCTGATCAGCCTTCAGTAGGAGTACATGGTGATGATTCTACCTCATATAAAAAATCGTCCTCAAATAGTCAAGGAGCTGATTTGACTTTGGCTAGAATTGAAGATAGGAAAGAAACATATTCAGATTGTAACAGATATGAGGAAGAATCAGTACAGCCTCGACCAGCTGATTGGGCTCGAATATTAGAGGCAGCAACTCAAAGAAGAACTGAAGTTCTTGCCCCTGAAAATCTTGAAAACATGTGGACTAAAGGAAGAAACTACAAAAAGAAGAACAAACATGAAAAAGCAGGATTTCAAGAATCTATTACAAAGGATTCTGTGACAAAGAGTGCAGTATTAACAGGGAATTCAGGCAGTGAAATCTCTACCAGCAAGTTTGGAACTTCAACTGGAAGGGAAGAGAAAAATGTGATGCAGCTGATGCCTGGTTTAAGTAATGACACTCAGTTATGTGATGATAACACTACCGGCACGAAGTTGGGATCGGAGTTTAACAAGTCATCATCATTTGAAGGAGATCATCTTGTCGGAAAACATACTGATGCTAGCAAGCAAGCTGCTGATGGAAATAAGAATAGGCTTAGGAGATCCAGCAGTACCTCTGACTTGAAAGTTAAACCTGATATAAAGAAGGCACTTACAGGAGATATTGGAAGGCCAATTTCTAAGTTCTACAGCCATGATGTTGGCAGGCATAGTGAAGAATATAGTGGCAAGATTGCCTCTAATATGGTGCTTCACAATGAGGAACCACACACTCCAAAGCTTAGATGTCGG GTTATTGGAGCGTACTTTGAGAAACTTAAATCAAAACCATTCGCAGTTTATTCAATTGCTGTGACAGATGCGGAAAACAGAACTTGGTTTGTCAAGAGAAG atACAGTAACTTTGAACGGTTGCATAGACATCTTAAAGAAATTCCTAATTATACATTGCATTTACCTCCCAAAACGATATTTTCATCAAGCACTGAGGACGCTTTAGTTCATCAGCGCTGCATTCAGCTTGACAAATATCTACAA GATCTGTTGTCTAAAGCCAATGTGGCTGAACAGCATGAAGTGTGGGATTTTTTAAATGTTTCCTCAAAG AATTACTCGTTTGGAAAATCTTCTTCGGTGATGAGAACCCTTGCAG TCAATGTGGATGATGCTGTGGACGACATCGTACGCCAGTTTAGAGGAGTATCAGATGGCTTAATGCGCAAAGTTGTCGGTTCATCTTCTCTTCCTATTGAAGCCTCTTCTTCAGCTGACAGGACCTTGTCATGGAATGCAGATGAGATGGCTAAGGACATTTCTAGGCAAAGTAACTTAGAAACAGTGAATAGTGCTTCTGACAATGATGAACGGTACAAGGATGGTAGCCATGGTCAGGATGATAGATCTGGTCCACAAGGTCATGGCTCGCATTCAGAGGATGAATTGAACTCAAAGAGTTTGCCACCAAAGGTGATAGAACAAGGTGGAGAACCTGACAATTTTGTTCCTGAGAAACAGGATTTAGGTGTGAAACCTGAATTACTTGGCCAGGGTGGATTTCCTGaagtaaaattttcatcatcATCCAGCCCTTGGGAGGATCCAGTTGGAATGCCCCCCGAG TGGACACCACCTAATGTGAGTGTACCTTTGCTGAATCTAGTTGATAAGGTGTTTCAGCTGAAGAGAAGAGGCTGGCTAAG AAGACAGGTCTTTTGGATATCTAAGCAAATATTACAGCTGGTGATGGAGGATGCCATTGATGACTGGCTTTTGAGGCAGATTTATTGGCTTCGGAGGGAAGACACTGTTGCCCTAGGCATTCGATGGGTTCAAGAT GTTCTATGGCCAGGTGGTACATTCTTTACAAAATTGGTGAACATTCAGAGCAAATTTGGTGATACCCAACAGCCGAACCAGCAACTTTCAGGGACCTCCAGCCAGTTTACTGGGAGTAATGTCTCTAAACCTGGGTCCTTTGAGCAACAACTTGAGGCTACTCGTAGAGCTAGCGACATCAAAAAAATGCTTTTTG ATGGAGCTCCGACGACCTTAGTTAGCTTGATCGGGCATAAACAATATCGACGGTGTGCAAGAGAGCTTTATTATTTCACTCAG TCCACTATATGTGTCAAGCAACTTGCTTTTGCGATATTAGAACTTCTACTCATATCTATTTTCCCCGAGATGCGGGAACTTGTGAAGGATCTTCATGGCAAGAAACAAGTTAAAGTCGCGTAG